From a region of the Mycobacterium sp. SMC-8 genome:
- a CDS encoding lipase family protein has product MTTADPLLPSAPIAAPIVVPLPDVPADVWQSRGQIVHKESYDPPLADPDSVLGGSWRAVYRSVSGLDGGEREVSGAFFLPRGTPPVGGWPVVSFAHGTTGIGTDCGPSYQPDLQGYSPIVESLLDRKYAVALSDYEGLGQTGSHQYLEQRTAAFNTIDAVRALRELSPTVSTRWAAIGYSQGGQAVWAANELNPYYGGGLELVGSVALAPAANVTATADLIWSGSLTEEQLALFPLFIVGLGRYNPDLDERAFLHGSTEAQRKRLSHCAQRGEAHAAPRRYPAPIPWKTVVDQLSGTNETTPDSPRDVAELRDAMRKIALPQRPLDRPMLVVSGAVDSLVFAQWVRTAVADSCSLGGHIEYRQIPSADHANVLWRSASIVARWVAARFDGVPAPSNCPVERSGGVGQ; this is encoded by the coding sequence GAGCCGTGGCCAAATCGTCCACAAGGAGTCCTACGACCCGCCGCTTGCCGACCCGGATTCGGTACTTGGCGGCTCGTGGCGTGCTGTCTACAGGTCGGTGTCCGGCCTCGACGGCGGGGAACGCGAGGTTTCCGGGGCGTTCTTCCTCCCCCGCGGAACTCCGCCGGTTGGTGGCTGGCCGGTCGTTTCGTTTGCACACGGTACGACCGGTATCGGCACCGACTGCGGTCCCTCCTACCAGCCGGATCTACAGGGATACTCGCCGATCGTTGAATCTCTGCTGGACCGCAAATACGCCGTCGCACTCAGTGACTACGAAGGACTCGGCCAGACTGGCTCACATCAATATCTCGAGCAACGGACTGCGGCGTTCAACACCATCGACGCCGTCCGAGCCTTGCGCGAGCTCTCGCCGACTGTGTCCACACGTTGGGCGGCGATCGGTTATTCACAGGGTGGACAAGCGGTGTGGGCCGCCAACGAGTTGAATCCGTACTACGGCGGTGGTCTCGAACTGGTGGGGAGCGTCGCGCTCGCACCGGCGGCAAATGTGACGGCCACGGCGGACCTCATCTGGTCGGGTTCACTCACGGAAGAACAGCTGGCGCTGTTCCCGCTGTTCATCGTCGGCCTGGGTCGATACAACCCAGATCTCGACGAGAGGGCCTTCCTGCATGGTTCAACTGAGGCCCAGCGGAAACGCCTGAGCCATTGTGCGCAACGAGGCGAGGCACACGCAGCCCCAAGGAGATACCCGGCGCCGATCCCCTGGAAAACCGTCGTCGATCAGCTGAGCGGGACGAACGAGACCACGCCGGACTCTCCCCGCGACGTCGCTGAGCTGCGGGATGCGATGCGCAAAATCGCGCTACCCCAACGCCCGTTGGACCGGCCGATGCTCGTCGTCTCCGGCGCCGTGGATTCCCTGGTCTTCGCGCAGTGGGTGCGCACAGCGGTTGCCGACAGCTGCTCACTCGGCGGACACATCGAGTACCGACAGATTCCAAGCGCCGATCACGCCAACGTCTTGTGGAGATCCGCCTCAATCGTGGCGAGGTGGGTGGCCGCCCGATTCGACGGGGTCCCTGCGCCGTCGAACTGTCCAGTTGAGCGTTCAGGTGGAGTAGGGCAGTAG
- a CDS encoding aspartyl/asparaginyl beta-hydroxylase domain-containing protein — protein sequence MSEKGRSIVLGRIAAWAYATFDRLQALFERLLLRAPSGRTEFFDPSDFPWIAQVEARADEIQAELDGLLAQVDKLPNFQDIQEEQRQLTQDDRWKVFAFYAYGGRADGNCKRCPRTAEIVESIPGMTTALFSVLLPHKHIPPHTGPWKGVLRYHLALRTPADETQARIRVGSSTQHWRKGRSMVFDDTFEHEVWNDSEEIRVVLFVDFVRELPWYLAIPNRAFIGAIRRSPYIRRALANSEAWQETLGAQITADTGRHPTGDSDTHAR from the coding sequence ATGTCTGAAAAAGGGCGCTCAATTGTTCTCGGCAGGATCGCTGCCTGGGCATACGCGACGTTCGATCGGCTCCAAGCCCTGTTCGAACGTCTGCTGTTACGCGCGCCGTCCGGCCGTACCGAATTCTTTGATCCCTCGGATTTTCCGTGGATCGCTCAGGTCGAGGCACGGGCCGACGAGATTCAGGCCGAACTCGACGGCTTGCTCGCCCAGGTCGATAAGCTCCCCAACTTTCAGGACATCCAAGAGGAACAGCGCCAACTCACCCAGGACGACCGCTGGAAGGTATTCGCCTTCTATGCCTACGGCGGCCGTGCAGACGGCAACTGCAAAAGATGTCCGCGTACAGCCGAGATCGTGGAATCCATTCCCGGCATGACCACAGCGCTGTTCTCGGTCCTGCTCCCACACAAGCACATCCCACCGCACACGGGGCCGTGGAAGGGGGTGTTGCGCTACCACCTCGCTCTCCGCACTCCGGCCGACGAGACACAAGCCCGTATCCGCGTCGGCAGCAGTACCCAGCACTGGCGCAAGGGTCGAAGCATGGTCTTCGACGACACATTCGAGCACGAAGTCTGGAACGACAGCGAGGAGATACGTGTCGTCCTCTTCGTCGACTTCGTCCGGGAACTGCCTTGGTACCTAGCGATACCGAACCGCGCCTTCATCGGCGCCATTCGCAGGTCGCCGTATATCAGGCGGGCATTGGCCAACTCCGAAGCTTGGCAGGAGACGCTTGGCGCACAGATCACGGCCGACACCGGGAGGCACCCGACCGGCGACTCTGATACGCACGCTCGCTAG
- a CDS encoding acyl carrier protein, with product MNYSTETLERVKVVLVKTLAIQDRAGTLDACTELFGSMPELDSMAVVALSVNLEREFDFQIDDEDFTGDVFETIGTLAEFVEQSTN from the coding sequence ATGAACTACAGCACGGAGACTCTGGAACGCGTGAAGGTGGTGCTCGTGAAAACCCTGGCGATCCAGGATCGCGCCGGCACCCTCGACGCGTGCACCGAATTGTTCGGCAGCATGCCTGAACTCGATTCGATGGCGGTTGTCGCCCTGTCGGTCAATCTTGAGAGAGAATTCGACTTCCAGATCGACGACGAGGACTTCACGGGGGACGTCTTCGAGACGATCGGCACTCTCGCCGAATTCGTCGAGCAGAGCACGAACTAA
- a CDS encoding pyridoxal-dependent decarboxylase, exosortase A system-associated yields MNLRPTIAAFGTVDGQLAVGGMPLDRLTARVGSTPYFAYDRRLLSERIAALRATLPSAMHLSYAVKANPMPAVVQHLAGLVDALDVASTLEMQTALDTPLSADRISFAGPGKTAAEITQAVAAGVTIEMESTTEARRVIEAGETVGVRPRVAIRVNPDFQVKGSGMRMGGGPQQFGVDAEQVPELLDLVDTADLEFLGFHVFAGSQNLNAEILCEAQQKTVELILGLADKSPTPVRYVNLGGGFGIPYFDKDSPLDLGAIGTNLTNLVQDRIGPQLPDAKVVIELGRYIVGESGIYVTRVVDRKVSRGRTYLVVDGGMHHQLAASGNFGQVIRRNYPIAVGNRLTESPDSEVTVVGCLCTPLDLLGDNVQLPNADIGDSIVLFQAGAYGLTASPTAFLGHPAPVEILV; encoded by the coding sequence ATGAACCTGCGCCCGACGATCGCGGCCTTCGGCACCGTCGACGGCCAACTCGCGGTCGGTGGCATGCCGCTTGACCGCCTCACCGCCCGCGTCGGATCGACGCCGTACTTCGCCTACGACCGCCGCCTGTTGAGTGAGCGCATCGCCGCTCTGCGCGCGACACTTCCCTCGGCGATGCATCTGAGCTATGCGGTGAAGGCGAACCCGATGCCCGCAGTCGTGCAACACCTCGCCGGCCTGGTCGACGCGCTGGATGTCGCGTCGACACTGGAGATGCAGACCGCCCTGGACACGCCGCTGTCTGCGGACCGCATCAGCTTCGCCGGACCGGGCAAGACCGCAGCCGAAATCACCCAGGCGGTCGCGGCGGGCGTGACCATCGAGATGGAATCAACCACCGAAGCGCGACGTGTCATCGAGGCCGGCGAAACGGTGGGGGTGCGCCCGCGAGTCGCGATCCGGGTGAATCCCGACTTCCAGGTGAAGGGTTCGGGAATGCGCATGGGTGGGGGCCCTCAGCAGTTCGGTGTCGACGCCGAACAGGTGCCCGAGTTGCTCGACCTGGTCGATACCGCCGATCTCGAGTTTCTCGGCTTCCACGTGTTCGCCGGTTCGCAAAACCTGAACGCCGAGATCCTTTGTGAGGCACAGCAGAAGACGGTGGAGCTCATCCTCGGGCTGGCCGACAAGTCGCCCACCCCAGTCCGGTACGTCAACCTGGGTGGCGGCTTCGGCATCCCTTACTTCGACAAGGACTCCCCCCTCGACCTGGGCGCGATCGGGACGAACCTGACCAATCTGGTCCAGGACCGTATCGGGCCGCAACTGCCGGATGCGAAGGTGGTGATCGAGCTCGGCCGCTACATCGTGGGGGAGTCCGGCATCTACGTCACCCGGGTCGTCGATCGCAAGGTGTCCCGTGGCCGCACCTATCTCGTCGTCGACGGCGGTATGCACCACCAACTGGCTGCATCCGGGAACTTCGGCCAGGTGATCCGCCGCAACTATCCCATCGCTGTGGGCAATCGCCTCACCGAAAGCCCGGACTCGGAGGTGACGGTGGTCGGATGCCTGTGCACCCCGCTGGACCTGTTGGGCGACAATGTCCAGCTCCCGAACGCCGACATCGGCGATTCGATCGTGCTTTTCCAGGCAGGAGCCTACGGTCTGACCGCAAGCCCGACCGCATTTCTGGGCCATCCAGCTCCCGTCGAGATACTTGTATAG
- a CDS encoding acyl-CoA ligase (AMP-forming), exosortase A system-associated: MLTNLHHLVEGRASSCPDAPAVTFKTATLTYGELWSQIRDVAAGFAEIGVERGQRVAVYLDKRIETVTAIFGASAAGGVFVPINPLLRPAQVGHILRDCDVRVLITTADRFALLVDELAACPALEDVVLVAARTEEPETGARLQSRSWERLLAAPRAPSGPAAPTDLDIAAILYTSGSTGRPKGVVLSHRNLIAGAESVSTYLENSADDVLLAALPLSFDAGFSQLTTAFAVGAHVILTNYLLPGDVPKLCARHQVTGLTCVPPLWIQIAEQNWPDDARTSLRYFANTGGRMPKPVLDRLREVFPTARPYLMYGLTEAFRSTYLDPDQIDHRPGSIGKAIPGAEILVVRPDGSTCDPGEEGELVHRGPHVALGYWNDPARTAERFRPVPGRDEPWRTPELAVFSGDTVVTDAEGFLYFVGRRDDMIKTSGYRVSPTEIEEAAYATGLVRDAVALGVEDAALGERVLLVVAPTAEDFAADALLDAMRSELPLYMVPGSVVVRSEIPRSPNGKFDRSALREELTT; this comes from the coding sequence GTGCTGACGAATCTTCATCATCTGGTCGAGGGCCGTGCGTCATCCTGTCCCGATGCGCCGGCCGTGACATTCAAGACGGCGACGCTCACCTACGGCGAGTTGTGGTCGCAGATCCGGGACGTGGCAGCCGGCTTCGCCGAGATCGGTGTCGAACGAGGGCAGCGCGTGGCGGTCTACCTCGACAAGAGGATCGAGACGGTCACGGCCATCTTCGGCGCGTCCGCGGCGGGGGGCGTGTTCGTGCCGATCAACCCGTTGCTGCGGCCCGCGCAGGTCGGCCACATCCTGCGGGACTGCGACGTCCGTGTCCTCATCACCACTGCCGATCGGTTCGCCCTGTTGGTCGACGAGCTCGCAGCGTGTCCGGCTCTCGAGGATGTCGTGCTGGTGGCTGCGCGGACCGAAGAACCTGAAACCGGCGCGCGCCTCCAATCGCGAAGCTGGGAACGGTTGCTCGCCGCACCTCGCGCACCATCCGGCCCGGCCGCCCCCACCGACCTCGACATCGCGGCCATCCTCTACACCTCCGGTAGCACAGGCCGTCCCAAAGGCGTGGTCCTCAGCCACCGCAACCTGATCGCCGGCGCGGAAAGTGTGTCGACCTACCTGGAGAACTCGGCGGACGACGTCCTGCTGGCCGCGTTGCCGCTGAGTTTCGATGCCGGCTTCAGCCAGCTGACAACGGCCTTCGCGGTGGGTGCCCACGTGATCCTGACGAACTACCTGCTGCCCGGCGATGTGCCCAAGCTGTGCGCGCGGCACCAGGTGACCGGCTTGACATGCGTACCACCGCTATGGATCCAGATCGCCGAGCAGAACTGGCCGGACGACGCCAGAACCTCGTTGCGGTATTTCGCGAACACCGGGGGGCGGATGCCCAAACCCGTCCTCGACCGGTTGCGGGAGGTGTTCCCGACCGCCAGGCCGTACCTCATGTACGGCCTCACCGAGGCCTTCCGGTCGACCTACCTCGATCCCGACCAGATCGACCATCGGCCCGGTTCCATCGGCAAGGCCATTCCGGGTGCCGAGATCCTCGTGGTCCGACCCGACGGATCGACGTGCGACCCGGGCGAAGAGGGTGAACTCGTCCATCGTGGACCACATGTGGCGCTGGGCTACTGGAACGACCCAGCCCGCACCGCGGAACGTTTCCGGCCGGTACCTGGACGCGACGAGCCCTGGCGCACACCGGAACTCGCGGTCTTCTCAGGTGACACGGTGGTCACCGACGCTGAGGGGTTCCTGTATTTCGTCGGCCGCCGCGACGACATGATCAAGACCTCCGGCTACCGGGTCAGCCCGACCGAGATTGAAGAAGCCGCCTACGCCACCGGCCTGGTCCGCGATGCGGTCGCCCTCGGCGTCGAGGACGCCGCGCTGGGAGAACGGGTGCTGCTGGTGGTGGCGCCGACCGCCGAGGACTTCGCCGCCGATGCACTCCTTGACGCGATGAGATCCGAGCTGCCGCTCTATATGGTGCCGGGCTCCGTCGTGGTTCGGTCGGAGATCCCCCGCTCGCCCAACGGCAAATTCGACCGGTCGGCGCTGCGCGAGGAGTTGACCACATGA
- a CDS encoding glycoside hydrolase family 113 translates to MSNTSECRRPAQRAKAVAICLAVIAVLAMSLGCKSSVAEVPAGQQRGFALPTWEVTGYDGPGVEQSLREIRALGANWVQFTPTWYQATPSSSDIYRTDRTVSDSGQERAITLAHQLGLKVLLKPHLNLTPQGSNKIAAQDRPAWFASYTAFITHYATMAQRLGVEQFAIATELAMMTDDRPGWLGVIQAVRERYGGQLTYASSTDWERVPFWDALDLIGLDVYAPLSATPTTDVQALQQAVESFTPRIAALSAKYNRRILFTEAGYTSQQGTATDPSSWRISKIPAQAEQAAAYQALLAAASGQPFWAGVFWWVWATPPHTEAEPLDFSPRGKEAEGVIRRWWAT, encoded by the coding sequence GTGTCGAACACCTCTGAATGCCGGCGACCAGCACAGCGGGCCAAGGCGGTGGCGATTTGCCTGGCGGTCATCGCAGTGCTGGCCATGTCGCTCGGCTGCAAGTCTTCGGTTGCCGAAGTGCCCGCCGGACAACAGCGAGGGTTCGCGTTGCCGACCTGGGAGGTGACCGGCTACGACGGACCGGGAGTCGAACAGTCCCTGAGGGAGATTCGTGCGCTGGGCGCAAACTGGGTTCAGTTCACGCCAACCTGGTATCAGGCGACGCCCAGCTCCAGCGACATCTACCGAACGGACAGGACGGTCAGCGACTCCGGGCAGGAGCGGGCGATCACGCTGGCTCACCAACTGGGGCTGAAAGTGCTGCTCAAACCTCACCTCAATCTGACACCGCAGGGCAGCAACAAGATTGCCGCGCAGGACCGTCCGGCGTGGTTCGCCTCGTACACCGCTTTCATCACCCACTACGCGACCATGGCGCAGCGCCTCGGGGTCGAGCAGTTCGCCATCGCCACCGAGCTGGCCATGATGACCGACGACCGACCGGGATGGCTGGGAGTGATCCAGGCAGTGCGGGAACGGTACGGCGGCCAACTGACCTACGCGTCGAGCACCGACTGGGAGCGGGTCCCGTTCTGGGACGCCCTCGATCTGATCGGCCTGGACGTCTACGCGCCCCTGAGCGCGACGCCCACAACGGATGTACAGGCGCTACAGCAGGCCGTCGAGTCCTTCACCCCCCGTATCGCGGCGCTGTCGGCCAAATACAACCGCAGGATCCTGTTCACCGAGGCTGGTTACACCAGCCAGCAGGGGACCGCGACGGACCCCTCCAGCTGGCGCATCAGCAAGATACCGGCGCAGGCGGAACAGGCGGCGGCGTATCAAGCGCTGCTCGCGGCCGCCAGCGGCCAGCCGTTCTGGGCCGGGGTCTTCTGGTGGGTGTGGGCGACGCCGCCGCACACCGAAGCCGAACCGCTGGACTTCTCCCCGCGCGGAAAGGAAGCAGAAGGGGTCATACGCCGGTGGTGGGCAACATGA
- a CDS encoding nucleotide sugar dehydrogenase gives MKVAVVGQGYVGLPLSVRAAQVGHHVVAYDIDENRMKRLLVGASYIEDISDEELDAILAAGTFHPSSDASACEGFDVAIIAVPTPLREGVPDLRYIEESAQTLARYLRPGATVIVESTTYPGTTQELVAPILEDGSGLIAGSDFHLGFSPERIDPGNATWTLVNTPKIVSGVDEASLASIQGFYDTIVDTTVPVASPREAELAKLLENTFRHVNIALVNEIAIFAHELGIDVWEAIDAAATKPFGFMRFTPGPGVGGHCLPIDPSYLSWCVERTLGHNFRFVELANDINEHMPDHVVRRVTMALNDQQRSVNGSRILLLGLSYKKNTGDARESPSVRVAQLLAGMGAEVRGADPYVVETTSVDGLLMRVEVTKDELAAADAVVLLTDHDAFDYDAVVEHSKLVLDCRHRIGGPRVEHL, from the coding sequence GTGAAAGTCGCGGTTGTCGGCCAAGGCTACGTAGGCCTACCGCTGTCGGTCCGAGCGGCGCAGGTCGGCCATCATGTGGTCGCATACGACATCGACGAGAACCGGATGAAGCGGCTGCTGGTCGGGGCTTCCTACATCGAAGACATCTCCGACGAGGAATTGGACGCGATCTTGGCGGCCGGCACATTCCACCCGTCGTCGGACGCCAGCGCGTGCGAGGGCTTCGACGTCGCAATCATCGCTGTTCCGACACCGCTGCGCGAGGGTGTGCCTGACTTGCGCTACATCGAGGAGTCCGCGCAGACACTCGCCCGCTATCTGCGGCCCGGTGCGACCGTCATCGTGGAGTCCACGACGTATCCCGGGACCACCCAGGAGCTGGTCGCCCCGATTCTCGAGGACGGCTCCGGTCTGATCGCGGGCAGCGACTTCCACCTCGGGTTCAGCCCCGAGCGCATCGACCCGGGCAATGCCACCTGGACGCTGGTCAACACACCGAAAATCGTCTCGGGGGTCGACGAGGCCTCGCTGGCATCCATCCAGGGGTTCTACGACACGATCGTGGACACCACCGTCCCGGTCGCCTCACCACGCGAGGCCGAACTGGCCAAGTTGCTGGAAAACACCTTCCGGCACGTCAACATTGCGCTCGTCAACGAGATCGCGATATTCGCGCATGAGCTCGGCATCGACGTCTGGGAAGCGATCGACGCTGCCGCGACGAAGCCGTTCGGGTTCATGCGCTTCACACCAGGCCCAGGCGTCGGCGGCCACTGCCTGCCGATCGACCCCTCGTATCTGTCCTGGTGCGTGGAACGCACCCTCGGTCACAATTTCCGGTTCGTCGAGTTGGCCAATGACATCAATGAACACATGCCCGACCACGTGGTGCGCCGCGTCACGATGGCGCTGAACGACCAGCAGCGTTCGGTGAACGGGTCGCGGATCCTGCTACTGGGTCTGTCCTACAAGAAGAACACCGGCGACGCGCGCGAGTCTCCGTCGGTGCGGGTGGCACAACTGCTCGCCGGGATGGGCGCCGAGGTTCGCGGCGCCGACCCCTACGTGGTGGAGACCACCTCTGTCGACGGGCTGCTGATGCGCGTCGAAGTCACCAAGGACGAACTCGCCGCGGCCGACGCCGTCGTGCTGCTGACCGACCACGACGCGTTCGACTACGACGCGGTCGTCGAGCACTCGAAACTCGTCCTTGACTGCCGCCATCGAATCGGAGGCCCGCGTGTCGAACACCTCTGA
- a CDS encoding polysaccharide deacetylase family protein: protein MRELLEARAEGRARGLVGLTFDDGYQDFIPNALPVLQRCGYTATLFILAGRLGGQNEWSRPGPNKALLTADEVKQIAEAGMEIGSHGLKHISLVKTDDEMLRSEVVQSREILQELLSGDVPGFCYPYGYLDARVVEAARAAGYDYACAVQAGTEISRHAIPRTSVLAKDTSWRLEAKGAVSLLTVGNRHGVRRYRGGRS from the coding sequence ATGCGCGAACTCCTCGAGGCCAGGGCGGAGGGCCGGGCACGCGGGCTCGTCGGCTTGACATTCGACGATGGCTATCAGGACTTCATCCCCAATGCGCTGCCGGTGCTGCAGCGATGCGGTTACACCGCAACGCTTTTCATTCTCGCCGGACGGCTCGGCGGGCAGAACGAGTGGAGCCGGCCCGGGCCGAACAAGGCGCTGTTGACCGCCGACGAGGTGAAACAGATCGCGGAGGCCGGCATGGAGATCGGATCGCACGGCCTCAAGCACATCTCGTTGGTGAAGACGGACGACGAGATGCTGAGATCGGAGGTTGTCCAAAGCCGAGAGATCCTGCAGGAGTTGCTCTCTGGCGATGTACCGGGGTTCTGCTATCCGTATGGCTACCTGGATGCGCGCGTCGTCGAGGCGGCGCGCGCCGCAGGCTACGACTACGCCTGCGCGGTGCAGGCCGGCACCGAGATCAGTCGCCACGCGATCCCCCGGACGTCCGTGCTCGCGAAGGACACGTCGTGGCGACTCGAGGCCAAGGGGGCCGTCTCACTGCTCACGGTCGGTAACCGTCATGGCGTCCGGCGGTACCGAGGAGGTCGCTCGTGA